A stretch of DNA from Nonlabens ponticola:
TTGACCAGCCACCCTCAAACTACTACTGTTGTCAATATCAGATCCGTCAAATGAGTCAAATTGAGAATTTACCGTTAAATATTGTGTGTCCACTCCAGCTAAAATGCGAGCAGAAAATCCTTTCAAATTTTCTTGTTGTCTCAACACACTGTAATTATTGTTCTCACATTCATTATAAGCAACAATATATTCAATAAGATCTTCTTCTGTATAGCTCATCTCACCCATTGCTTTGAAATCAATTTTGCCACAGTTTAATTCTTCAGATAATACACGCTTATACGGTTCATTAGTTTCCACACCCGTAGACTCTGAATTTAAGAAAATCTGATATTCGAGCAATTGCACATCATTACCTTCTTTGCTTATGTAATAGCGCACATTATCATTGGTGCTGTATTTGTACAGGCTAGCAGGGCCATCAACAATTGTATTTAAGAATACAGTCCTATTAATAGTATTTATATCTTGTTCATTGACTAGTTGCTTATCATTTGCTTGATCTACAGGAATATTTTTGGCAATAAATTTCACTCGATTGTCTGTAGTACCATATTCCATAGTATTGCTAGGCGTCATGATAATTTTATCACCGTCAGTAGTTAAATAAAAATTTGTGGTAATAGGATTGAAGATATTTCTGGACGGCCTGATAAAACCATCAACCTTCTTACCATTGGTTAATATTCTGTAGGCTTCTATACGATTGTTCTGTGCGATAGTTGCAGTAAGCACAAGTAAAAAAGCGATGGTTAGTTTCTGTTTCATATTTTTTAATAGTTGCCGCAATATAACCATACTGTTATGATCATAACAATTAGTTAGTAAGGTCGTCGATTGTAATGGTATTAGTTTGTATTTCGCTTTCGCGAAAGCGTAATCACCACAACCACCATAACATACTACCTACATAAGTCGTAAATTTGCAGCCGCTTATGAGAACAAAAACAAGAAAAAAGAACCGTATCAATGTCGTCACTCTAGGATGTTCTAAGAATGTCTATGATAGCGAGGTCTTGATGGGTCAATTGAAGGCCAGTGGTAAAGATGTGGTTCATGAGGAAGAAGGTAATGTCGTGGTCATCAATACTTGTGGTTTTATTGATAATGCTAAGGAAGAATCTGTCAACACCATTCTTGACTTTGTCGAGCGCAAAAATCGTGGTGAGGTCGATCAGGTTTTTGTTTCAGGTTGTTTGTCAGAGCGTTACAAGCCAGACCTGCAAGAAGAGATTCCAGATGTGGATCAGTATTTTGGCACGACAGAGCTGCCATCACTTCTCAAGGCGCTGGGCGCAGATTATAAGCACGAACTCATAGGTGAGCGTGTAACAACAACACCTAAAAACTATGCCTACTTCAAGATTGCGGAAGGTTGTGATCGCCCATGTTCCTTCTGTGCGATACCGCTTATGCGTGGTGGACACAAGAGCACGCCCATAGAAAACCTAGTCATTGAGGCAGAAAAGCTTGCGTCAAATGGCGTTAAAGAATTGATACTCATTGCTCAAGATTTGACTTATTACGGTCTTGACCTTTATAAAAAACGCCGCCTAGCCGATTTACTAACTGAGCTTTGTAAAGTAGATGGTATTGAGTGGATAAGGATGCACTATGCGTTCCCAACTGGTTTCCCGACTGATGTTCTCGATGTCATGAATGCAGAGCCTAAGGTGTGTAATTACCTAGATATACCATTGCAACACATTTCCACACCAGTATTGAAGTCAATGCGACGCGGTACCACATTTGAGAAGACTAACGCGCTGCTAGAAAAATTCCGTGAGCAGGTGCCTGATATGGCGATTAGAACTACGCTTATTGTTGGTTATCCTGGTGAGACGCAAGAAGATTTTGACATCTTGAAGCAATGGGTAATTGACCAGCGATTTGAAAGAATGGGTTGCTTTACCTATTCTCATGAAGAAAACACACATGCCTACAAACTTGAGGACGATGTTCCTGCAGATGTCAAACAAGAGCGCGCCAATGAAATTATGGAGATCCAGTCACAGATATCATGGGAACTGAATCAAGAAAAAATAGGTAAGCAGTTCAAGGTCATGATTGACCGCAAGCGTGGCGGCTACTTTGTAGGCCGTACAGAATTTGACAGCCCAGACGTGGACAATGAAGTGCTCATCGATGCCAGCGAGCATTATTGCAGTGTTGGCGAGTTTGTAAATGTAGAAATAACTGCGGCTGAAGATTTTGATTTGTATGCGGTGCCAGTTGCCTAAATTAAGATGTATGAAAAATTGGTTTGTTCTAATATTTTTAATGGTGAGTTCGTTTTATCTCAACGCTCAAACCCTAGTTTATAAACTTGAAGATGGTGTCATTCTAACCGATAGTCAATACCATGATTATAAGGTAGAAATGTTACGTACTGATATGATGGGAACAATAACCAGAGTCAAAACGGTAGGTGACAGTATTATACGCAGTGTAGAGTTTAAGAATTTATCGTCCATGAATTCAGGATTAGTGGATTACCTTGGACCTCACTGGCGTAATTTGGGTAAATATTATCCGCTGGAAGCTATCGCAAGTCATGATAATGCCACCTTTGATTATGCTGACCTTAAAGGTAAACCCACGTTTATCAATTTTTATTTCACCAGCTGTCCACCGTGTATAGAAGAGATTCCTGCGCTCAATACACTGCGCGACGAGTATAAGGACAAAGTTAATTTTATTGCCATCACGTTTGACGATAGGCATAAAGTGCGTAGATATAGCAAGCGTTTCAATTTTGATTATGATCAGGTGGTCAACGCAAGAGACTTGACAAGTGGTTTAGGTGTTCAAGGTTTCCCTCTTAATTTATTACTTTCTAAAAATGAGGTTCAAACTCATGTGTATCCCATGTTGCATGATATTGAATCGGTCAAGCAAGATATAGAAGCCTTGCTGGATAATTAGATACTACTTAAGGTCAGTTGGTTATTTGCAGAAGTATTTAAGTACAGTGTTCACTTACTTCTTTTCAATGAAATCTGTTCCAGAATCAGATTGACGATCGGCACGTTTATCTCTAAAACTTTGTTTGAAGTTGCGACGTTTGCGTTGACCTAAAGACTTTTGCCTGCTTTTATTCCAGCCTAAAAAGACGAAGAATGCAATGATTACAGCGGCTATGTAGATCCAGTCAGCGTATTGATCAAACATGGTTACAAGTTTTATTTAAAGATAGGATTTAGTTGGTAATTACTAGTTTAAGTTTTCAGTTGCAGTGATTAGTTCATTCATAGTATAATTAACAACTAGCTACCATATTAGCTCACTGACTCCTCAACAAATTATATAATCAGATGGTCATACATCTAATTTTTCTGTCAACTCCAGCCATTGCATTTCTAGTTCTTCTAGCTCTGATTTTGTTTTCTCTAGTTTGATAGAGTTTGCTGTGACATCATCAGTAGATAGACTGGTATCTAGAAAGCTGTCTTGTAAGGTCTTCTTTTGCTGTTCTAGCTTTTTAATTCTGTTTTCTAGTCTAGAAAGTTCTTTTTGCTCTTCTCTTGTTGGTCCGCTTTTAGTCGCAGTCTTTATCGCAGGTTCAGCTGTTGGTGAAGGCTTAGATGGTGCTTTTGTTTCTGGCTCTAGCGCAATATCGGTACTACCTACATAGGATCTAAAGTCTGAATAGTTGCCAGGGAAATCTGTGATGTCGCCAGACTCGTTAAACACAAATAAGTGATCCACGATCTTATCCATAAAATATCTATCGTGGCTCACTACCAGAATACAGCCAGGAAAATCCATCAAGAAGTTCTCCAGCACATTGAGTGTTGGGATATCGAGATCATTAGTCGGCTCATCAAGAATCAAGAAATTAGGATTTTGTATCAGTACGGTACACAAATACAATCGCTTGCGCTCGCCACCGCTCAGTTTTTCTACAAAATCATGTTTTTTCTTGTTATCAAACATGAAACGCTCAAGCAGCTGGCTAGCACTGATGATCTTGCCTTTATTAAGTGGTATGTACTCGCCGTATTCCTTGACCACATCAATCACCTTTTGGCCTGGCTTGATGTCGATTCCCGTTTGGGTATAGTAACCCATACTAACTGTTTCTCCTACCACGACCTTACCAGTATCGGGCTTTAACTTACCAGTGAGTATATTGAGAAAGGTAGATTTACCGGTACCGTTTTTACCTATGATTCCCAACCGTTCACCACGCTGGAAATTATAGGAGAAGTTATCGATCAATTGCTTGCCAGTAAACGATTTTGAGATCTTGTGTAGTTCTACAATTTTAGTTCCCAGACGCTGCATGTTGATCTCCAGCTCCACTTGATGTTCCTTGCGACGGTTGAAGGCTGCTTCTTTGATGGTATAAAAATCATCGATGCGTGATTTGGACTTGGTTGTACGTGCCTTGGGCTGGCGACGCATCCATTGCAGCTCTTTTTTATAGAGTTGCTGGGCTTTTTCTTGCGTGGTTTGCTCAATATCAAGTCGCTCCTGTTTTTTCTCCACATAATAGGAGTAGTTACCTTTATATGTATAGAGATTGCCGCGATCCAATTCAATAATCTCCGTACACACGCGATCCAGAAAATAACGATCGTGCGTCACCATAAGAATAGTATAATCTTCCTGCTTAAAATAGCTCTCCAGCCACTCGATCATTTCTAGATCCAGGTGGTTTGTAGGCTCATCCATTATGAGCAATTGTGGATCAGACAATAGTGCGATGGCCATGGCGATGCGCTTTTTTTGACCACCACTCAATTTGCCTATGATTTGGGATAGGTCGTCGAGCTTTAGTTTGGATAAAATCTGTTTGTATTTGGTCTCAAAATCCCACGCATTGGCGGCATCCATTTGGTCAAATGCTGCCTGGTAGGCATCTGCGTCTTCCATGTTTTGCATGGCGCGCTCATAGTTTGCAATGATCTTAATGGTAGGAATGTCAGAATCCAGTATGGCTTGCTCAATAGTGATTTTGGGATCCAGATCAGGTTCCTGCGATAAAAAAGCCATGCGCAGGTCGTTGCGTCGATTGACCGTGCCGCTATCAGGTTGTTCCTTGCCAGCGATAATATTGAGTAGCGAGGACTTGCCGTAGCCGTTTTTGGCAACGAAACCTATTTTTTGCCCTTCATTAATTCCCAGCGACACATTTTCAAACAGTGCTTTATCAGCAAAGGCTCTGGATACATTCTCGACACTTATGTAATTCATGCAATAGCTTTTAGGGACAGATTATCGACCTGTGCAAAATTACGTTCAATTACTCGCTCTTGATCATGAGCAAGAAGCAAACTTGCAGTAATATTCATGAGTGTGGATAAGATGCTTTTATGGTTGCTGTTTTGGGTGATTATGCTTTCGCGAAAGCGGTACAAAACGACATACAACACTGCACCCTAAAATAAACCGAACGATAAAGAGTTATATAACGTGGGATCGTGTGGATTTTAATAGGCTTTTTCTTAACTAAATTTTATATTTACCGCTTACACCTCAAGGAAACTATGCGTAAAGCTAGCTTACTACTATGGATAGCAATGATGTTGCTCGCGGCATCCTGCGTTCCTACCAATAAAATCACCTATTTACAGGAGTCAAAATCACAAGTCGTGGACAGTTTGAGCTATGTGCGCAAATTGCCGGCGCCTTACCGATTGCAGGTAGGCGATGTGCTCACGATCAACATACGCACGGCGGTGGACGAAGAGAGTATCGCACCCATGTTTAGTATCGCGGGCGGCGCCACGGCCGATGACGGATCTGGCAATCCTTATTACACGGGTTACAATGTGGATACTCGAGGCGAGATACGCATGCCAGAGCTGGGCAAGATTAAGGTGCTGGGTCTCACGACAGATGAGGTGCGCATGAAACTGGAAAACAAGATCAATAGCGAATATCTAAAAGAGGTCGCACAACTTTATATAACTGTAAAACTGGCTGGACTGCGCTATACCATGGTAGGTGAGGTGAGTGGTACCGGGCAAAAGGTCATCTTTAGAGATCAGGTAAACGTGATTGAGGCCATTGCAGATGGTGGTGGCGTGCCGGTAACTGGCGACCTGACAAAGGTCAAGATCGTACGCAGTTATCCAGATGGTGTGCGCACGCACATCGTGGATGTTACAGATCTTGATATCGTGTACTCGCCATACTATTATATACAGCCCAATGACATGATTGTGGTAGATCCATTACCACAAAAAGCGCTGGGAACAGGTACCACTGGATTGAGTAGTTTTACCACTGTTTTATCCATCTTAACGGCGTTGACCACGGCAGTTTTACTTATTACTAGATAAAGCAGATGGAAGAAGATAAAGAGGTAAACGCGCTTTCAGGCATATTTGATATCAAGCAATTTTTCCGCAAATTGCTCAAGTTGTGGTGGTTGCTGTTATTATGTCTCGCGATAGGCTTTTCCTATGCGTATTATAAGAATCAATTTATACAAACCTATTATGACGCTAGTTCTTTGATTTCTATCAAAGACAATACAAACCCGCTATTCACTTCAAACCAAAGCCTTACTTTTAATTGGGGTGGCACTACTGACAAGGTGACTACCATTATTACTCAATTCAAGTCTCGTTCTCATGCAGAGCAGGTTGTTGATGATCTGCAATATTATGTGGAGTACATCAAGGAAGGCGATTATTATAATGTAGATGCCTATAAACAAACGCCATTTTTTGTTTATGTAGATACCAGTCAGGCTCAATTGTATGGTAAGGAGCTGCGCATCACGGTGCTGGATCAGGATACCTTTGAGCTTTCCACTACATTTACAGATGCCACAGCACCTGGATATGATTATGGTGGTAAAGAAAAGGTGACGCTCAAGGTTCCTGTAGGTGAGTGGAGCGAGCAGTTCAAATTTGGCGATCCAGTGGCTCTAGACTTTTTGCACATTGACGTACAGCGTCGTGAGGAAACCATACCTGTAGGTGGTGAGTGGCTCATCAAATTTTCGGACTATTGGGCAACGGTTAATACTTACAAGGCTATAAGTGTAAGACCAACAGATGATGGTAGTTCTATTTTAAAATTGACCCTATCTGGTAGAAACAAGCAACGTCTTATAGATTATATCAATAGGAGTAGTGAAGTATTAGTACGTCAAGAATTAGAGCGAAAGAATAAATTTGCCGTGAGTACTATTATTTATATTGATAGTAGTCTAGCTTCAGAGGCTGATAGGCTTAAAAAATCAGAAAATGCTCTGGAAAATTTTAGAGGTAATAGTCAGCTAATCGATGCTAGTACTCAAAGCACCGATTTCAACAATAAGTTGACTGATTATGAAATCCAGAAAAGAGATCTTAATAATAGGCTTAACTATCTTAACAATCTAGAGAGCTATCTGCGCAGCAAGACAGACTATACTAATATTCAAGCACCTAGTACGGTAGGTATATCCAGCGGTAGCATTTCACAATATGTAGGCCAGTTGGTACAATTATCTGCAGAGCGTAAGCGCAGGGAATTTAGCATGCGAGAGGACGCACCTATTTTTCAGGATCTTGATAGACGTATTGATGCAGTCAAGGATGTACTTTATGAGAATATCGAGAGTAATAAGGATTTACTGCAAGATGAATTACAGAGTCTGAGTCGTGAGATCAACAGACTGGAATCACAGATACGTAGATTGCCTAAAGAGCAGCAGGAATTATTGAAAATTCAAAGACAAGTTGATATTACCCAACAAAGTTTTGATCTATTTAAGGCAAAACGTGCTGAAGCAGAATTAGTCAAAGCAGCAAACGTGTCTGATATTTATATCATCGATGAAGCTAAGGATACTGGTAGTGGTGGAACTTCACGTGATGGTACCATAAATTATCTTATAGCTTTACTGATAGGTGTGACCATACCCATTACCGTAGCTTTCGTTTTTACCATGTTGGATAATTTTATCCACTCACCTAAGGATCTAGAAAAGATCTCGCCAGTGCCATTAATAGGTGTTATAGGACGGATAGACCATCCTAATAATCTCGTGGCTTATGAAAAACCTAGATCTGCCGTGGCAGAGGCTTTCCGCGGGCTACGATCCAGCTTGCATTTTATGTACTCCACGCCTGCAATTCAAGGTACACGCACTATCATGGTCACGAGTAGCGTGAGTGGTGAAGGGAAGACATTTACTAGTATTAATCTGGCGACCATCTTTGCCATAAGTGGTAAGCGCACCGTGCTGGTAGGTCTCGATTTGCGCAAGCCTAAAATCTTTGATGATTTTAATGTTAAGAACAAGGTAGGTGTTTCTAATTTTCTAGTAAATGATGCCAGTATTGACGAGATTACCATGTCCACAGAAATTGAGAATCTTGACGTGATTTTGTCTGGACCTACACCGCCCAATCCCAGTGAGTTGATCATGTCAGACAATATGGTGACCATGATTGAAAAGTTGAAGGAGCGTTATGATTATGTAATTCTTGACACGCCACCGGTAGGCCTGGTGGCAGACGCCATGGAAATTGCCCATTATGCAGATGCCACGCTTTATGTCGTGCGTCAAGGCTATACGCGCAAGGGTATGCTGGATATCGTCAATGAAAAGTATGTACGTAAAGAATTTAAGAATGTGAGCTTGTTATTCAATTTCTTTAAGGATCAAGCCAGCTACGGTTATGGTTACGGTTACGGCTATGGATACGGTTATGGAGCTTACGGTAATGGCTATCATGAGCAATATAAGAGTAAAAATAAGGCAGTACGTTTATTGCATAGATTAAGAAAGATTGTACCGCTTTCGCGAAAGCGTAATTCCTAACAGCTATGAAACAAGAAGAATGGCTGTATGAGATCAAGCCTAAAACTGCGCTTATACGCCTGAATTTTCAGGAGATATGGCGCTACCGTGACCTATTGATCCTGTTTGTAAAGCGCGACATAATTACTGTTTACAAGCAAACTATATTAGGACCTTTGTGGTATTTGATCCAGCCACTTTTTACCAGTGTGATTTTTACGTTGGTATTCAATGGTTTTGGTAATATCGATACGGGTGGCGTGAATCCCTTTCTATTCAATCTCGCTGGTATAACCATCTGGAATTATTTTAGGGATTGTTTGAATGGTACTAGTAACACCTTTGTGCAAAACGCTGGTATCTTTGGTAAGGTATATTTTCCGCGCGTGATTGTTCCTATGAGCGTGACCGTATCCAACGTTTTTAAGCTAGGGATACAGGTACTTATTTTTGTAGTGTTCTATATTTATTTCGCTTTTAAAGGTGGTGCAGGATCACCTAATGAGGCACTCGTATTATTTCCAGTGTACGTAGTTGTGATGGCACTCATAGGACTAGGGGCAGGCATGATCATAAGTAGTGCAACAACGAAATATAGAGACCTTACAGTTTTGGTGGGTTTTGGCGTGCAACTGTTGATGTACATTAGCGCCGTACCTTACTCTTTACAAGAGATCCAGGCATCAGACAAGGAATGGGTGCAAAAAGCCTTGCCCATTATAGAATGGAACCCACTGACACAGGTGATAGAAGGATTTAGATACATGACCATAGGTGTAGGATCTTTCGATATGGGCATGTTGGTTTATACCTGCGGGATAGGCGTTGTTGTTTTCTTATTGGGTTTGATAGTGTTTAATAGAACAGAGCGTTCTTTCATTGATACGGTTTAAGGATGAGCGATATAATTCTCAAAGCAGAAAATATAAGCAAACAGTACCGACTAGGTCTTATCGGTACAGGTACTCTGTCTCACGATTTGAATCGATGGTGGCATCTTATACGCGGTAAGGAAGATCCTTATTTAAAGGTAGGTGCGGTCAATAAGCGCTCAGAAAAAGCAAGTCAAGAATACGTTTGGGCCTTAAAGGACATCAATTTTG
This window harbors:
- a CDS encoding polysaccharide biosynthesis tyrosine autokinase; its protein translation is MEEDKEVNALSGIFDIKQFFRKLLKLWWLLLLCLAIGFSYAYYKNQFIQTYYDASSLISIKDNTNPLFTSNQSLTFNWGGTTDKVTTIITQFKSRSHAEQVVDDLQYYVEYIKEGDYYNVDAYKQTPFFVYVDTSQAQLYGKELRITVLDQDTFELSTTFTDATAPGYDYGGKEKVTLKVPVGEWSEQFKFGDPVALDFLHIDVQRREETIPVGGEWLIKFSDYWATVNTYKAISVRPTDDGSSILKLTLSGRNKQRLIDYINRSSEVLVRQELERKNKFAVSTIIYIDSSLASEADRLKKSENALENFRGNSQLIDASTQSTDFNNKLTDYEIQKRDLNNRLNYLNNLESYLRSKTDYTNIQAPSTVGISSGSISQYVGQLVQLSAERKRREFSMREDAPIFQDLDRRIDAVKDVLYENIESNKDLLQDELQSLSREINRLESQIRRLPKEQQELLKIQRQVDITQQSFDLFKAKRAEAELVKAANVSDIYIIDEAKDTGSGGTSRDGTINYLIALLIGVTIPITVAFVFTMLDNFIHSPKDLEKISPVPLIGVIGRIDHPNNLVAYEKPRSAVAEAFRGLRSSLHFMYSTPAIQGTRTIMVTSSVSGEGKTFTSINLATIFAISGKRTVLVGLDLRKPKIFDDFNVKNKVGVSNFLVNDASIDEITMSTEIENLDVILSGPTPPNPSELIMSDNMVTMIEKLKERYDYVILDTPPVGLVADAMEIAHYADATLYVVRQGYTRKGMLDIVNEKYVRKEFKNVSLLFNFFKDQASYGYGYGYGYGYGYGAYGNGYHEQYKSKNKAVRLLHRLRKIVPLSRKRNS
- a CDS encoding TlpA family protein disulfide reductase; protein product: MKNWFVLIFLMVSSFYLNAQTLVYKLEDGVILTDSQYHDYKVEMLRTDMMGTITRVKTVGDSIIRSVEFKNLSSMNSGLVDYLGPHWRNLGKYYPLEAIASHDNATFDYADLKGKPTFINFYFTSCPPCIEEIPALNTLRDEYKDKVNFIAITFDDRHKVRRYSKRFNFDYDQVVNARDLTSGLGVQGFPLNLLLSKNEVQTHVYPMLHDIESVKQDIEALLDN
- a CDS encoding ABC-F family ATP-binding cassette domain-containing protein gives rise to the protein MNYISVENVSRAFADKALFENVSLGINEGQKIGFVAKNGYGKSSLLNIIAGKEQPDSGTVNRRNDLRMAFLSQEPDLDPKITIEQAILDSDIPTIKIIANYERAMQNMEDADAYQAAFDQMDAANAWDFETKYKQILSKLKLDDLSQIIGKLSGGQKKRIAMAIALLSDPQLLIMDEPTNHLDLEMIEWLESYFKQEDYTILMVTHDRYFLDRVCTEIIELDRGNLYTYKGNYSYYVEKKQERLDIEQTTQEKAQQLYKKELQWMRRQPKARTTKSKSRIDDFYTIKEAAFNRRKEHQVELEINMQRLGTKIVELHKISKSFTGKQLIDNFSYNFQRGERLGIIGKNGTGKSTFLNILTGKLKPDTGKVVVGETVSMGYYTQTGIDIKPGQKVIDVVKEYGEYIPLNKGKIISASQLLERFMFDNKKKHDFVEKLSGGERKRLYLCTVLIQNPNFLILDEPTNDLDIPTLNVLENFLMDFPGCILVVSHDRYFMDKIVDHLFVFNESGDITDFPGNYSDFRSYVGSTDIALEPETKAPSKPSPTAEPAIKTATKSGPTREEQKELSRLENRIKKLEQQKKTLQDSFLDTSLSTDDVTANSIKLEKTKSELEELEMQWLELTEKLDV
- a CDS encoding polysaccharide biosynthesis/export family protein, producing MRKASLLLWIAMMLLAASCVPTNKITYLQESKSQVVDSLSYVRKLPAPYRLQVGDVLTINIRTAVDEESIAPMFSIAGGATADDGSGNPYYTGYNVDTRGEIRMPELGKIKVLGLTTDEVRMKLENKINSEYLKEVAQLYITVKLAGLRYTMVGEVSGTGQKVIFRDQVNVIEAIADGGGVPVTGDLTKVKIVRSYPDGVRTHIVDVTDLDIVYSPYYYIQPNDMIVVDPLPQKALGTGTTGLSSFTTVLSILTALTTAVLLITR
- the rimO gene encoding 30S ribosomal protein S12 methylthiotransferase RimO encodes the protein MRTKTRKKNRINVVTLGCSKNVYDSEVLMGQLKASGKDVVHEEEGNVVVINTCGFIDNAKEESVNTILDFVERKNRGEVDQVFVSGCLSERYKPDLQEEIPDVDQYFGTTELPSLLKALGADYKHELIGERVTTTPKNYAYFKIAEGCDRPCSFCAIPLMRGGHKSTPIENLVIEAEKLASNGVKELILIAQDLTYYGLDLYKKRRLADLLTELCKVDGIEWIRMHYAFPTGFPTDVLDVMNAEPKVCNYLDIPLQHISTPVLKSMRRGTTFEKTNALLEKFREQVPDMAIRTTLIVGYPGETQEDFDILKQWVIDQRFERMGCFTYSHEENTHAYKLEDDVPADVKQERANEIMEIQSQISWELNQEKIGKQFKVMIDRKRGGYFVGRTEFDSPDVDNEVLIDASEHYCSVGEFVNVEITAAEDFDLYAVPVA
- a CDS encoding ABC transporter permease, coding for MKQEEWLYEIKPKTALIRLNFQEIWRYRDLLILFVKRDIITVYKQTILGPLWYLIQPLFTSVIFTLVFNGFGNIDTGGVNPFLFNLAGITIWNYFRDCLNGTSNTFVQNAGIFGKVYFPRVIVPMSVTVSNVFKLGIQVLIFVVFYIYFAFKGGAGSPNEALVLFPVYVVVMALIGLGAGMIISSATTKYRDLTVLVGFGVQLLMYISAVPYSLQEIQASDKEWVQKALPIIEWNPLTQVIEGFRYMTIGVGSFDMGMLVYTCGIGVVVFLLGLIVFNRTERSFIDTV